One window of Caldicoprobacter guelmensis genomic DNA carries:
- a CDS encoding GTP-binding protein, translating into MAKAKFERTKPHVNVGTIGHVDHGKTTLTAAITMVLAKYGKAQAMRYEDIDKAPEEKERGITINTAHVEYETDKRHYA; encoded by the coding sequence ATGGCGAAGGCGAAGTTTGAGAGGACGAAACCGCATGTGAATGTAGGTACGATAGGGCACGTAGACCATGGTAAGACAACGCTGACGGCGGCGATAACGATGGTGCTGGCCAAGTATGGCAAGGCGCAGGCCATGAGGTATGAGGATATTGACAAGGCGCCGGAGGAGAAGGAGAGGGGAATAACGATTAACACGGCGCACGTGGAGTATGAGACCGACAAGAGGCACTATGCGCA